The nucleotide window AACATGAAGGAGTAGAAACATATGTATACAGCAGATCAGAACACATCAACCAAAACCATTATGATCACTGTTAACGGAGAGCCAGTGGGACGGAAGCTGGTCATTGACAGTGTCACCTATGCTCCGGTAACCGAAGCAGATGGTACACATTTTTTACACAAAATGGGAATCGATCATCCTACGGTTTAATTTAGGCCTTGTCATAGAGAAGTGATTGAAAAGCTTGGCATAACGCCAGGCTTTTTCGTCGTTTATTGTCGTATTGAGACGGATTTAGGGGTATAAAACTAATATATTGGAAAAATTTAATACGAACATGCGTTCCGTGACAATATAGTGTCCATTCACCCTGATAACTTAGAAGATAATACATATAAATCGGGGGAGAGACTACCAGTGAACTCAGTCTTTGAAGTATCTTATTCGTGGAATAAAGAGGCCATACCGACAGGGGGAGCCGACCCCGTATATATGATGGTAGAGTGGCGTAACGGTGCCCCTGCCAAAAGACTTAGGAAAATAGCACCCAAAATTGTATCAAGAGATTTGGAACTTTTGCTCAAACCGGAATTTGGAGTACAGCTAAAAGGCATTTATGGATGTCGTTCCAAAGAAACGGATATTGGCTGGTTACTGAGGCTTGGCGATATGTACAAGGGGGAAAGCAAACAAATTTTGCTTGAATTCGTCATGGGACCCCGTGTATCTGGAAAAGCAGCCGTATGTTCAGCCTACTGGAGCACAAGGAAGTTGAAACAAAGTCAACGCGTATTGTTACGAAGAGAACAGCTGTATATTCAATACACCAGTCATCTCGGCATGCTGCGACAGCCGGAAGATCCAAAGGTAGAGAAGACGATCAAATTAAGTGAAACCGTACCGCTGATCAAACAAGCCCTGCGCGCTTATGAAAGAGGCCGGGTTCAAGAGGGAAGCAATATGTTGCGTCGTCATGCCGATGCGCTGTTAATTGAAGCTGCGAGGAAGCAGGATCTGGATTATTACGCGGAAGCCGAGATCATTGAAAAGCTTCGTTATCACTATGAGATCACGTTTACAACCGGATATCATGATCGTAAAAAAAAGATATTAGGCGAATAGGGTTGATTTCAGATGGTAACGGTATAGAGAGAACGAGTCTACATATATTTTGAAGGTGAAGTTTAGGAGAAGGTCGAATGTATGTATCAATATCATATTAAACAATGGATGGAGTTGTATCAAATTTATTGAAACAACATCGTGGAGGGTCCGGCAAAATGACAGACCGACTAATCCGATTAATGCGCATTATAACGCTGGTGCAGGCCAAGCCTGGTATTTTGGCACGTGAGCTCGCCCAGCGATGCGAGACGACGGAAAGGACGATATACCGCGATATGGAGGCCCTCAGTGCAATGCATATCCCAATCGCCAATATGGGACACGGGCAAGGGTACATGTTCATCAGCCATTTTGCCATGTATCCGCTAAATTGGTCTGATGAAGAAGCCCAAGCTTTCATGCATCTTGCTGAAGTTATGGAGAACATTCGTCCTTTGCTGAAACCTGCTTTTGAGAGCGCTTATGAGAAAGTGGTTGCTTCGAGTCAGAAAAACAAAACAGAACGAGTGGAATGGTCGGAGCAGATTAGTGGGTTGTTTAGAATGGGGTTGCCTGCATGGCAAAATGAGAGCAACGATCTACAGAATCAATCCCTGATTACTTTGCTTCAGGCTGGCATTTCACAGAACACCATTGAAGGGGAGTATCTGTCTCAAGGTAAAAAAGGGATCGTACGTATAGATCCTTACTGTCTTATCCCTCGTGAATACAGATTTGAGCTGTTAGCGTATTGTCACCTGTCGGAGAAACTTCGAATATTTCAGGTGAGCCGGCTGCAAAAGATACGGATATTGCCACGCACGTTTCGCAAAGAGGATTATCTGATCCAATCGCACTTCCGTATTCCTTGGGCATACGAGGGAAGTACGGAGTGGACAGCGTTCAAAATTCGATTTGCACCCCATGCTGTGGAGCGTGTGATGCAGGAGCAATTCTTTATACGCCCCATCTTGACCATAGAGCCAGAAGGTAGCCTGTTATTTGAAGCCATATTAAGTGATGTTGAGGAATTTCTCGTATGGATTTCTAAATATGGACCTGATGCGGAGATCCTTGAACCTGAGATCTGCCGCATCAAGATGAAAGAACGCCTGAACTGTTGGCAACAAATGTACGATAGAAGTTGAGATTTGCATGCAATCTGAATCAAAAACACGGATGCTAGAACACAGAAGCTAGAAATCCAATAAATTCCATGCTGTAGACGGCTACTCTTTGGTTTTGAAAAGGGTCGCCAGATTGCCAAAAGGTGATTCTTTCTCTTCATCTTCTGTGGAGCTGGAATAGACGACCTTGGATGCAATGCCCTCATCATCCGCTGCACAGTTGTTTTCCAGCGTGAATCGGTCAAATTGATGCATGAACACCTTGGCTGTATTGATGGCATCATCCAATGCGCGGTGCTGGGTACCATCGAATTCGATGCCACAGATTTCAAGAGCCTGCGCGAGTCCGAGTTGACGGAACTTGCCTTCTTTGCGAACGGTGCGGGACCATTGCTGCTGGAGATCGTTATGATTGGTGATCCAGGCTACATCGAGCTCATGGGTACGACAATGAGAGATTAATTTGCTGCGGTCGTCGGGTCCCCAGGAACACATGTAATAGGATTCGGTTCCCATCCAGGCGATGAATTGATTCAGTGCTGCCGGAAAAAGAGGTGCTGCATCAATATCTTTCTGCGTGATACCTGTAAACTGAATCGTGTCGGTGGACAGAACGGACTTGTTGGAAGGACGAACATACGTATGGAATGTATCTGTAACGGTCAATCCATCCGCATTTTCCGTAACTTTGACGGCGCCGATATCGATAATTTCAGAAGAATAGCGAGTATTACGGCTTACTGTGAATTCAAGATCATATATAATATATGGCATAGGACAAGCTCCTTTATCGATTAATACCAAGGGTATATTTCTATTCCTCTATATTACAGGGAACGCGCTGTCATGTCAGCCATCGTTACGGAATTCATTGTACTTTATGTTAACTCGGTATGGTTGACAATTTCTTGTAAATGAACTAATGTGATCAAAAATGATAACAGCGTTATAACGAGGACATGATTGTGTTGGTCAGCTTCAACAGAGAGGGAACAGTGTGGTGCAAGGTTCCTGTGGCTGCTTCGTAATTCCTACCTCGCGAGCTGCGGAAGAGAATACCCGTCCAGGGTTGCAACCTCCGCCGGAAGGGCCCGTTATGCCCTGTAGGACTGCATGTCACAGATCGCATAGATTGCGAGCGAACGATATAAATTGCAGTTAAACAAGGGTGGTACCACGACACATTCGTCCCTTGACGGATGTGTCTTTTTGCTGTTTATACTCAAGATCATAAATATGAGGAAGATTAGGAGTGTGTTCAGATGCGTCAAAGTGAAATGCTTGTTCCAACATTACGTGAAGCGCCAGCGGAGGCAGATGCAGCGGGACATCGCTGGTTACTACGTTCCGGTATGATTCGCCAACTGGCGGCGGGGATCTACAGTTACCTGCCCCTCGGACGGCGCATATTGTTGAACGTTGAACGGATCGTTCGTGAAGAGATGGATCGTGCCGGATGTCAGGAAGTGTTGCTACCGATTATGCAGCCTGCTGAGCTGTGGGAAGAATCCGGAAGATACACACAGTATGGTCCTGAATTGATGCGTCTGAAGGATCGTCATGCACGGGAATTTGCTCTTGGACCAACACATGAGGAAGTCGTAACTGCGTTAGCGCGGGACGAGGTGAGTTCGTACCGTAAGCTGCCATTCACCCTATATCAGATTGGAACCAAGTTCCGGGACGAGCGCCGTCCTCGATTTGGATTGCTGCGCGGTCGTGAGTTCATCATGAAGGATGCGTACTCTTTTGCTTCGGATTGGGAAGAGCTCGATCGTACGTATCAGGCGATGAACACAGCGTATAGCCGCATTCTGGAACGTTGTGGTCTCGACTATATCCGTGTTGAGGCGGACGCGGGAACGATTGGCGGTCAAGGGGAAACGCATGAGTTCATGGCTCTTGCTGACGTGGGTGAGGACACGATTGTAACCTGCAAACATTGTGGATATGCTGCAAATCTGGAGAAAGCTGATTATCAGACTTCCGTAGATATTGGGAAAAAAGAAGGAAGCTCTGAAGTTTCGGCTGTTTCTGTGAACGCAGACTCTGCGTTTCAACTGGAAGAGCAACCAGGAGTGGAAAGCGTAGTACGAATTTCGACACCTGGTGTTCGTACGATTGCAGAGTTAAGTTCCTTTGTGGGCGAAGGTGCTGAACATATGATCAAAACGTTGCTTTATGTGGCAGATGGTGAGCTCATCGCTGCCCTTGTACGTGGAGATCATGAACTGAATGACATCGCATTGAAGCAGGTGTTGGGTGCAAAGGAACTGATCCTTGCAGACGATGCAGCCATTGCGGCACATCCGAGTCTGAAGGTAGGTTTTCTGGGTCCGATTGGACTGAATCTGCCGATGGTGGTGGACGCTGACGTGGCAGGGATGAAGAGCGCAATTACAGGAGCCAATGAAGTGGATATGCATGTTTCTGGCGTACGCCCAGGCATTGATTTTGCATTGGAGCGAGTAGAGCGCATTCGTTTTGCTGCCGAAGGGGATGCTTGCCCAACGTGTGCATCGCCGCTTGTGTTTACCAAAGGTATTGAGGTTGGACATATTTTCAAATTGGGAACGAAATACAGTGATGCCATGGGTGCTTCATTCCTGGATCGCAATGGTCGCCAGTGCGCGCCGGTCATGGGATGTTACGGAATTGGCGTATCCCGCCTGATGGCCGCGATAGCTGAACAATATGCAGGAGATGAAGGCATTCGCTGGCCGGCCGCTGTTGCGCCATATGATGTGCATCTGATTACAGTGAGCTGGAAGGATGAGCAGCAACGTCAGCTTACCCTCGAACTGGAACAACAATTAGTCGATGGCGGTTACACTGTACTGGTCGATGACCGGGATGAACGTCCGGGTGTGAAATTCAAGGATGCCGAGCTAATCGGATTGCCTGTGCAGATCGTCATTGGCAGAGGTGCAGCTGAAGGACAGGTTGAATTGGGATCACACGCGCTTGCGGCATTGGGTGAATTGAAACGAATCGGGTTGACTGCACAGGAGGCTGTGCTTTATGTGAAGGAACAGCTTACTTCCTAGATTTAGAGATTCGCTAATTGTATGAGTTCATATAATAGTACCGAATATGATGCGGTAGCTGATTTTGATTGCTGAAATTCCAATGAGAGCATGAAAAAGAGGGCTATAGGCATACAAATGGGTAGGATTTTATGAGTAAAATCATACGAAATAACTAAATTTGGATAGTTGTATTCAGTATACAAATGATTTTAAAATTAAGGGTATGTGGATGATCGTACTCGGGCAGATTTATGTGCAAGTATGCAATTTTGAGAAGACAGAGATGTCGAAATTAAATGTACAATAACCGCATGAACACGGTGATTCCAGAGAATTTTATATAGTTCGTTGTCGAAGGCGCGTGATAAAGTTGGTCCATGAAGCCCTCACTGGGATTTATTTTTTTCTCAGATGATTGCCAAGATCAGCAGGATATGTCCACATGGAATATTCATGTACCTGATGTGGATTGCCGTGTAAGAATAACATACAAAAGGGTGTCCCCTTAACCAGTAATCTGGCCTGAGGGACACCCTTTTTGTTATGACAAGATGGATCCATTATGCTGCTGCTCTGTATTGAACTTAAGAAGCTGCAGGCAATTTCAGTTGTTGACCTGGATAAATCCAGTGTGGATTTTTGATATTGTTCAGCTTTTGCAATGCCTGCCAAGTTGTGCCGTATTGTTTGGAGATGGAGTACAGGGAATCTCCGGATTTCACAACATGCAGTTTGGCTGGAGCTGGTTTGCTTGATGTTGGTTTAACTGGTTTTTCCGGTTTTGGTGTTTCTGGTTTTGGCGTAGTTGGAGCTGGTGTTTCGGTTGCAGGAGTTTCCGGCTCTACTGCAGGTTTCTTCGCTTCACTGATCCGACCATCTGTTTTGATGTCTACAGCGCCAAGCTTTTGCATGTAGTTGATCAACGCTTCATCCAATGCGCCGTACATACCTGTTGTAGCATATTTGGTGAACATGGTGTATTCGTCACCGCCAACAGCAGTGAAATCATTGGTTGCCAGCGTGTATGTTGCTTCCGGATCAAGGGCTTTATCGCCAACGATTACGGAATGTACACGGCTACCTTCAGCAGCGGAAGTATCGATTTTGAACTTGATTCCAGATACTTGCGGGAATCCACCGCTTGGTTCCGGATAGGAAGCTACACCGACTTCAAGGGCTGCCAGAATATCGGACCCTTTCACTTCAAGCGTTACAACTTGGTTACCAAAAGGAAGCACTGTGATGATATCACCTTTGGTTACGATACCTTTTTCAATGGAAGCACGGATACCACCACCGTTAGTCAGTGCGATATCTGCGTTGCTGATATCACGAATTGCATCTGCAAGCAGGTCACCCAGGTTGGTTTCACCTGCACGTACCTGTTCACGTTTACCATCCAGCAGAATAGCTGTGTTGGCTACTTCTTCTTTCAAGATAGGCTCTTGTTCTTTTTGAATGGAGTTCACGAGAGTCGCAACTTTCTCATTCGGTTTGATGTCTTTTGCTTCAGTTTCATCAATCAATGTTGCTTGTTTCTTCGTTACTTTACCACCATCTACCCACAGATCGATGACACCTACATAGTTGGTGTATTCTCCTGCACTTGCGATCAATGTTCCGTTATCGGATACAAGGCCATCTTGCAGTATTGTGTGACTGTGCCCATCGATGAATACGTCGATGCCAGGAACTTCTTTAACGACTTTAAAGCTAGTATCGGTGCTGGACGCGTCTTGTCCAAGGTGTCCCAGAACAACAACAACATCTACTTTGCTGCGGATTTCGTTCACCAGAACTTTAGCTTCCGCAGATGGATCTGTAATATCAAGACCTTCTACGTTTTTCGGATTCGTTTTGTACAACGTTTCCGGTGTAGTCAAAGCGATGATACCAATCTTCACGCCATCGACTTCCTTAATGAGATAAGGATCGAAGAGACGTGTTCCGTCTTTTTTCTTCACGTTGGCACTCAGCATTGGGAAGTTCATCATGTCTGCCAGTTCGATCAGGCGATCCGAACCATAGTTGAATTCGTGGTTACCCGGTACGATGGCTTGGTATCCCATTTCATTCATGACTTTCACGATGCTCTCACCATTCACAAGAGTGGCAAATGTTGTACCATGCACAGCATCTCCAGCATCGAGCAAGAGCGTGTTCGGGTTTTCGCTACGATATTTGTCAGCGATTCCAGCTACTTTGGCAAAACCCATAGCAGGTGAAGATTCAACTGCACGGGCATGCGTATCATTCGTATGTAGAATGGTAATGTGTTTGCCTGTGCCCGGAGTGGTGTCCGTTGCAGCCGCGGCAATACCTACACTGCCAAACAGCAAACAGACCGTTAGCAGAAGTGAAACATAATTTTTCCAGATTTTCATATGAATCCGAAACCTCCCAAAATAATAATCTACTTGAGCGTTTACACAGCTCAAATAGTATTTTAACAGACTATTATTAGGAAATCTCGCGATTTACGTAAAAATAAGTAACCTGAAAGTGACATGTGATTCTGCTAATGGAAAATAGAGAAAAAATAATCCTGCGAAAGAACATATGTTCTTAAATGGTGTAAAAAAAATGCTGCGCTTCACGCGGCAGTCCGGTACGTAAACAGAATTTCTCCAGAGATTCATCCGGTTCAGGCATCACTCCGGACGTTAACAACTGAATGGCAAAACGATTGGCCTGTCTTTCCAGCTTGCCTGGTGCAAAATAGGAGTGCTCCTCCAGAAAGAAACGATTGATTCCTTTGTGAAGCCGATCATGGCCAAGCTCATGGGCGCACACGAACCGCTGCCATTCCGGCGGCAAATCATTGTGTATGACGATAAACCTGCGCCGGAGCTTGCGAAAGTACAGCCCTTTGGTGGATTTCCCCAAATTGGTGAAACGAATCTGTATTCCAACCGCGCGGGCAATGCTGAACGGGCAGTTGGTCCGGTGTTTTCGAATCAGCTTTGTTACGATGTCATCCATATGATCTCACCTGCTGCCTCATTAAATTCAGTTCGTCATGCCTCATGGGCGCTTGTCCGATTTATCTGTCTTCTTGCGTTTGTTCATCTGTTTGGCTTCCCAGAACAGACCTGTCAACACATCCTTGATTCGTTTCTTGTCATCTTCATCGAGTGGAATGCCGTCAAACATCAGATCATCATCGTCCTCCAGCATCTTTTTGAAATCACGACGGTCTTTGTATGTAGCCCATTCCGGTACGTCCTGAAGTTCAGTGGAACTCCCTGGTTCAATATAGCCGGCTTGCTTCATCATCTCTGTATAGGGAACCGAGAGTGCATCTGCAATCTTGCGAATGGTTGCAGGTTTGGGCACACCCCGTACCCCATTCTCAATGCGTGAAATCTGTGAGTTGCTTATTCCGGCTGCTTCGGCGAGCTGATTGATGCTGTATCCTTGTTGCTCGCGCAGTTGTTTCATATAAGGACCAAAAGCGTGCTCCACAATTTATGCCAACTCCTTCGATTCGTACAAGTGCTTGAAATTATAAATTAAGAGAGCTCGTGCTGCACAGATCACTTCGATGACAGAACAACCTTCCGATCGCTGTTATCCCCGAATTTCCTGAATGTATATCTTCATAGGTAGAATTTCGGGGATAAAGGCGAACGCTTCGCTTCTTCAGGTTCTTTCTGTCCTCTCCGTTAACGTGCATATTTAATCCAAATCTTAACTTATAAAATCAAAGGACTTATACGGAAGTTCATTAATTAAACAGTACTATAACGTATATATACCATTAGGTAAAGAGATATGAAACAATTATGCCAAAAGGCATAGGAAATGAGAGCGAAGGTTTTATTTTATCGTCAAAATGAACCAAAATGGAGGTTTACTCCGATCTCCAGAAAGTGGTATCCTCAAATAGAAATACGAACAGTATGCGAACAAAATGTAAACTTGATACAGCTTAGAGTTTGGGGAATTAACCTATGAACAATGGAATTCCCCGGATTATAGCGGTTTGGAGTGATTCCAAAAGGCAACAGGGGAAATATGAAGAAATGTCGTTATTTTTTTAGAAAACTGGACAACTCTATGATTAAGAGCATTTTGCTATCGTGCAAAGAACGATGGCAAAACAATATGATGTGAACGATATAGTTACACGAAAACGTAGAGGGCAGAAATAACCTGAATAAGCGAAGCTAAAAACTTTCTGAAAGAAAGCTGCATCCGAAGAATACGCTTCGCCTTTATCCCCAGATGAAGTGAATCAAAAAATAAGGGGATAACAGTGAGTCGGAAGGTTGTTCTGTCATCGGAGTGATCAAGCGAAACTATTAGAAATTTATTTTATAAAGAATACTAAAGGAGGAAGATAAATATGGAATTGATGCTGCCCGAATTGGACCGACGTAAAACGCAAACAGCTGTTGAGGCTGCGCTGGAAAAATACCGCATTTATAAGACCATTGCATTTGAAGAACGAGAGGTTATGGTGACGGCAAGTTATGCCGAGCGTTTCCACGGTGCAACCAATGTGACAGGGGATTCCACGGCCAGAACGGCGATCTATAATGTGGACGTGCAGCGCGCGCGTCAGGCATACTGCGATACGATTGATTTTGTTGTGTCCCGGTTGAGTGAGAAAGAACGTGTACTCGTATGTGAACGGTACTTGAAAGACGATGATGTGTTCGACTATAAAGTGTATAACCATGTGTTTGATCCGCCTGTCAGCAAGGATACGTATACGAAGATTCGTACGCGTGCTTTCTACAAAATGGCGCTAGCTCTGTCGGACCGCGGACTGATTAATATGGAGCCTTTGTCCGTGTCCCGTAAAGAGAGGCAGAAGCTGGGCTAAGCGAAACGAGTAAGAAGTTGATCCTTTAATATCCAAGGTGGATTGGTTACAATAGTTGAACAAACCACAGTTGGCATCAGTCAAAGGAGAGAAGTCTGTCATGTCGGAAGAACTCGGAATGCAGGAAATGGTCACGCTGAAGACCATCGCGGAAACGCTCAATACGTCCAATGATCTGAGTCTAATGCTTGATACGGTGGTCGGCAAATTACTGGAGTTGACCGGATTAACTGCCGGCTGGGTGTTTCTCATCAATGAACGCGGAGACTATACCTGTGTTTCGGATTATAACCTGCCCCCTGCATTACTGCGGGACGATAAAGAGCCCATGCGAACGGGTACCTGCTGGTGTGTGAACCGCTTCAAGGATGGTCGATTGAATTATGCGGTCAACATCATTAACTGTAAGCGGTTGGAGGATGCGGTGGAATTCAAATGGGGAG belongs to Paenibacillus sp. FSL H8-0079 and includes:
- a CDS encoding ImmA/IrrE family metallo-endopeptidase is translated as MDDIVTKLIRKHRTNCPFSIARAVGIQIRFTNLGKSTKGLYFRKLRRRFIVIHNDLPPEWQRFVCAHELGHDRLHKGINRFFLEEHSYFAPGKLERQANRFAIQLLTSGVMPEPDESLEKFCLRTGLPREAQHFFYTI
- a CDS encoding 3'-5' exonuclease produces the protein MPYIIYDLEFTVSRNTRYSSEIIDIGAVKVTENADGLTVTDTFHTYVRPSNKSVLSTDTIQFTGITQKDIDAAPLFPAALNQFIAWMGTESYYMCSWGPDDRSKLISHCRTHELDVAWITNHNDLQQQWSRTVRKEGKFRQLGLAQALEICGIEFDGTQHRALDDAINTAKVFMHQFDRFTLENNCAADDEGIASKVVYSSSTEDEEKESPFGNLATLFKTKE
- a CDS encoding proline--tRNA ligase is translated as MRQSEMLVPTLREAPAEADAAGHRWLLRSGMIRQLAAGIYSYLPLGRRILLNVERIVREEMDRAGCQEVLLPIMQPAELWEESGRYTQYGPELMRLKDRHAREFALGPTHEEVVTALARDEVSSYRKLPFTLYQIGTKFRDERRPRFGLLRGREFIMKDAYSFASDWEELDRTYQAMNTAYSRILERCGLDYIRVEADAGTIGGQGETHEFMALADVGEDTIVTCKHCGYAANLEKADYQTSVDIGKKEGSSEVSAVSVNADSAFQLEEQPGVESVVRISTPGVRTIAELSSFVGEGAEHMIKTLLYVADGELIAALVRGDHELNDIALKQVLGAKELILADDAAIAAHPSLKVGFLGPIGLNLPMVVDADVAGMKSAITGANEVDMHVSGVRPGIDFALERVERIRFAAEGDACPTCASPLVFTKGIEVGHIFKLGTKYSDAMGASFLDRNGRQCAPVMGCYGIGVSRLMAAIAEQYAGDEGIRWPAAVAPYDVHLITVSWKDEQQRQLTLELEQQLVDGGYTVLVDDRDERPGVKFKDAELIGLPVQIVIGRGAAEGQVELGSHALAALGELKRIGLTAQEAVLYVKEQLTS
- a CDS encoding WYL domain-containing protein, which encodes MTDRLIRLMRIITLVQAKPGILARELAQRCETTERTIYRDMEALSAMHIPIANMGHGQGYMFISHFAMYPLNWSDEEAQAFMHLAEVMENIRPLLKPAFESAYEKVVASSQKNKTERVEWSEQISGLFRMGLPAWQNESNDLQNQSLITLLQAGISQNTIEGEYLSQGKKGIVRIDPYCLIPREYRFELLAYCHLSEKLRIFQVSRLQKIRILPRTFRKEDYLIQSHFRIPWAYEGSTEWTAFKIRFAPHAVERVMQEQFFIRPILTIEPEGSLLFEAILSDVEEFLVWISKYGPDAEILEPEICRIKMKERLNCWQQMYDRS
- a CDS encoding helix-turn-helix domain-containing protein, with product MVEHAFGPYMKQLREQQGYSINQLAEAAGISNSQISRIENGVRGVPKPATIRKIADALSVPYTEMMKQAGYIEPGSSTELQDVPEWATYKDRRDFKKMLEDDDDLMFDGIPLDEDDKKRIKDVLTGLFWEAKQMNKRKKTDKSDKRP
- a CDS encoding 5'-nucleotidase C-terminal domain-containing protein; this translates as MKIWKNYVSLLLTVCLLFGSVGIAAAATDTTPGTGKHITILHTNDTHARAVESSPAMGFAKVAGIADKYRSENPNTLLLDAGDAVHGTTFATLVNGESIVKVMNEMGYQAIVPGNHEFNYGSDRLIELADMMNFPMLSANVKKKDGTRLFDPYLIKEVDGVKIGIIALTTPETLYKTNPKNVEGLDITDPSAEAKVLVNEIRSKVDVVVVLGHLGQDASSTDTSFKVVKEVPGIDVFIDGHSHTILQDGLVSDNGTLIASAGEYTNYVGVIDLWVDGGKVTKKQATLIDETEAKDIKPNEKVATLVNSIQKEQEPILKEEVANTAILLDGKREQVRAGETNLGDLLADAIRDISNADIALTNGGGIRASIEKGIVTKGDIITVLPFGNQVVTLEVKGSDILAALEVGVASYPEPSGGFPQVSGIKFKIDTSAAEGSRVHSVIVGDKALDPEATYTLATNDFTAVGGDEYTMFTKYATTGMYGALDEALINYMQKLGAVDIKTDGRISEAKKPAVEPETPATETPAPTTPKPETPKPEKPVKPTSSKPAPAKLHVVKSGDSLYSISKQYGTTWQALQKLNNIKNPHWIYPGQQLKLPAAS
- a CDS encoding ArpU family phage packaging/lysis transcriptional regulator, with the protein product MELMLPELDRRKTQTAVEAALEKYRIYKTIAFEEREVMVTASYAERFHGATNVTGDSTARTAIYNVDVQRARQAYCDTIDFVVSRLSEKERVLVCERYLKDDDVFDYKVYNHVFDPPVSKDTYTKIRTRAFYKMALALSDRGLINMEPLSVSRKERQKLG